The following coding sequences lie in one Acidimicrobiales bacterium genomic window:
- the nrdR gene encoding transcriptional repressor NrdR: MRCPSCGGVDDKVVDSRTADDDTAIRRRRQCLDCGNRFTTFERLEELPLVVVKRSGDHMAFDRGRIMSGVESSAKGRPISAEQLEALALSVEDEARLQGGEITTEQIGLAVLARLRELDEVAYVRFASVYKGFDDPGDFEREIGLLKATAPKAH, translated from the coding sequence ATGCGGTGCCCGAGCTGTGGAGGTGTGGACGACAAGGTCGTCGACTCGCGCACGGCCGACGACGACACCGCCATCCGCCGGCGCCGCCAGTGCCTCGACTGCGGCAACCGCTTCACCACCTTCGAGCGCCTCGAGGAGCTGCCCCTCGTGGTGGTGAAGCGCTCGGGCGACCACATGGCGTTCGATCGGGGCCGCATCATGAGCGGCGTCGAGTCCTCGGCCAAGGGTCGCCCCATCAGCGCCGAACAGCTCGAGGCCCTGGCCCTCTCGGTGGAGGACGAGGCCCGTCTCCAGGGCGGCGAGATCACGACCGAGCAGATCGGCCTCGCCGTGCTGGCCCGCCTCCGTGAGCTCGACGAAGTGGCCTACGTGCGCTTCGCCAGCGTGTACAAGGGGTTCGACGATCCCGGCGACTTCGAGCGCGAGATCGGCCTGCTCAAGGCCACCGCCCCGAAGGCCCACTAG